A part of Cystobacter ferrugineus genomic DNA contains:
- a CDS encoding acyl-CoA dehydrogenase, which yields MSAGINTYKIDLRELYFTLFEQFGFGQVAGQAPFDAWGPDEAKAVLEQTYRFAKDVLGPLNASGDREGCRVENGSVITPKGFKDAWKGVYEQGFKSISASPDHGGQGGPMMLSVLVEEILSGANSAFNMYPGLAYGAAELVAECGTPEQKKLYVERMLNGTWGGTMCLTEPQAGSDVGAAKSTARKNADGTYNIRGTKIFISGGDHDLAENVIHLVLARIEGAVPGTKGLSLFIVPKIRVKPDGSLQGPNDVTLGSIEHKMGIRASATCVLNFGENDGCVGELVGGIENVGMSQMFKMMNGARIAVGIQGLALASTAYFNALEYAKDRKQGAPAHKWKDPTAPRAAIIEHADVRRMLLEMKSHVEGIRALLVKLAMHTDKAHQLAGKDDTQAAYHRGQVELLTPLVKSYGSDQSFRLCAQAIQVFGGAGYCQDYPVEQYTRDSKIFSIYEGTNHIQAMDLVGRKMGQAGGAHFQQFMSDVGSFIEAHREHKIYGEAVKQLAAAQEGLMASAMAILGWSQDPAKMTLIPLSANRFLNMMSEVAVGWLLLDAAVIAERVGEKATGDEKAFYEGKRWSALWYARNVLPNVEQAARMMALEDTSSVDISTQAFGAI from the coding sequence ATGTCCGCCGGCATCAACACGTACAAGATCGACCTTCGGGAACTCTACTTCACGCTGTTCGAGCAGTTCGGCTTCGGCCAGGTCGCCGGACAAGCGCCGTTTGACGCCTGGGGCCCGGATGAGGCCAAGGCGGTGCTCGAGCAGACGTACCGCTTCGCCAAGGACGTGCTCGGGCCCCTGAACGCCTCGGGTGACCGCGAGGGCTGCCGGGTGGAGAACGGCTCGGTCATCACCCCCAAGGGCTTCAAGGACGCGTGGAAGGGCGTCTACGAGCAGGGCTTCAAGTCCATCTCCGCGAGCCCCGATCACGGCGGCCAGGGCGGCCCGATGATGCTCTCGGTGCTCGTCGAGGAGATCCTCTCGGGCGCCAACTCGGCCTTCAACATGTACCCGGGCCTGGCCTACGGCGCCGCGGAGCTCGTGGCCGAGTGCGGCACGCCCGAGCAGAAGAAGCTGTACGTGGAGCGCATGCTCAACGGCACCTGGGGCGGCACCATGTGCCTGACCGAGCCCCAGGCGGGCTCGGACGTGGGCGCGGCCAAGTCCACGGCGCGCAAGAACGCGGACGGCACCTACAACATCCGCGGCACGAAGATCTTCATCTCCGGCGGCGATCATGATCTCGCCGAGAACGTCATCCACCTGGTGCTCGCGCGCATCGAGGGCGCGGTGCCCGGCACCAAGGGCCTCTCGCTCTTCATCGTGCCGAAGATCCGCGTGAAGCCGGACGGCTCGCTCCAGGGCCCCAACGACGTCACCCTGGGCTCCATCGAGCACAAGATGGGCATCCGTGCCTCGGCCACGTGTGTGCTCAACTTCGGCGAGAACGACGGCTGTGTGGGCGAGCTCGTGGGCGGCATCGAGAACGTCGGCATGAGCCAGATGTTCAAGATGATGAACGGCGCGCGCATCGCGGTGGGCATCCAGGGCCTGGCGCTGGCGAGCACGGCCTACTTCAACGCGCTCGAGTACGCGAAGGATCGCAAGCAGGGCGCTCCGGCGCACAAGTGGAAGGACCCCACGGCGCCCCGCGCGGCCATCATCGAGCACGCCGACGTGCGGCGCATGCTGCTGGAGATGAAGTCGCACGTGGAGGGCATCCGCGCGCTCCTCGTCAAGCTGGCCATGCACACGGACAAGGCGCACCAGCTCGCGGGCAAGGACGACACCCAGGCGGCCTACCACCGCGGCCAGGTGGAGCTGCTCACCCCGCTGGTGAAGTCCTACGGCTCGGATCAGTCCTTCCGGCTGTGCGCCCAGGCCATCCAGGTGTTCGGCGGCGCGGGCTACTGCCAGGACTACCCGGTGGAGCAGTACACGCGTGACTCGAAGATCTTCTCCATCTACGAGGGCACCAACCACATCCAGGCCATGGATCTGGTGGGCCGCAAGATGGGCCAGGCCGGCGGCGCGCACTTCCAGCAGTTCATGTCCGACGTGGGCTCCTTCATCGAGGCCCACCGCGAGCACAAGATCTACGGCGAGGCCGTCAAGCAGCTCGCCGCCGCGCAGGAAGGCCTGATGGCCAGCGCCATGGCGATCCTCGGCTGGTCGCAGGATCCGGCGAAGATGACGCTCATCCCGCTGTCGGCCAACCGCTTCCTCAACATGATGTCGGAAGTGGCCGTGGGCTGGCTGCTCCTGGACGCGGCCGTCATCGCCGAGCGCGTGGGCGAGAAGGCCACGGGCGACGAGAAGGCCTTCTACGAGGGCAAGAGGTGGAGCGCGCTGTGGTACGCGCGCAACGTGCTGCCCAACGTGGAGCAGGCCGCGCGCATGATGGCCCTCGAGGACACCTCCTCGGTGGACATCTCCACGCAGGCATTCGGCGCCATCTGA
- a CDS encoding ExbD/TolR family protein → MAMGKVPGDSEGGDEVGFAEINITPLTDIFLVLLIIFMVTSSVIVQQAPSGGAQTGLKVNLPKGGATDVTARATDMSVAILSDGRFVLGGNIVTEDELKRAFNDAQQKDPDTIVIVQADEGVPHGTVVQVMELAKGAGLGQLAIGVREPQ, encoded by the coding sequence ATGGCGATGGGCAAGGTACCCGGAGACTCCGAGGGGGGTGACGAGGTCGGGTTCGCGGAGATCAACATCACCCCGCTGACCGACATCTTCCTCGTGCTGCTCATCATCTTCATGGTGACCAGCTCGGTCATCGTCCAGCAGGCACCCAGCGGCGGAGCCCAGACGGGCCTCAAGGTGAACCTGCCCAAGGGCGGCGCCACGGACGTCACCGCGCGCGCCACGGACATGTCCGTGGCGATCCTCTCGGACGGGCGCTTCGTGCTCGGCGGAAACATCGTCACCGAGGACGAGCTCAAGCGCGCCTTCAACGATGCCCAGCAGAAGGATCCGGACACCATCGTCATCGTCCAGGCGGACGAGGGCGTGCCCCACGGCACGGTGGTGCAGGTGATGGAGCTGGCCAAGGGCGCGGGACTCGGACAGCTCGCCATCGGCGTGCGCGAGCCCCAATGA
- a CDS encoding MaoC family dehydratase, which produces MPARKLYFEGIRVGDELPALAKAPIDRVQLARYAGASGDFNPVHVDEVYAKSVGMPSVYAPGMLVMGMLGQLISDWARGGQLRRYHVRFIKMVWPGDTVVCKGRVSDRYGEGGRYFVEVELWAENQRGELVMKGHSSIQLFYSLEDENRQRSGQSPIVVDVPRESLLQSSGAATPPEGTEDEGALSGKKTTGSKPAAKTATAPDAAKKAKK; this is translated from the coding sequence ATGCCCGCGCGCAAGCTCTACTTCGAAGGCATTCGCGTGGGTGACGAGCTGCCCGCGCTCGCCAAGGCCCCCATCGATCGCGTGCAACTGGCGCGCTACGCCGGCGCCTCCGGCGACTTCAACCCCGTGCACGTGGACGAGGTGTACGCCAAGAGCGTGGGCATGCCATCCGTCTACGCCCCCGGCATGCTCGTCATGGGCATGCTCGGCCAGCTCATCAGCGACTGGGCCCGGGGCGGCCAGCTCCGGCGCTACCACGTGCGCTTCATCAAGATGGTGTGGCCGGGCGACACCGTGGTCTGCAAGGGCCGGGTGAGCGACCGCTACGGCGAGGGCGGCCGCTACTTCGTCGAGGTGGAGCTGTGGGCGGAGAACCAGCGCGGTGAGCTGGTGATGAAGGGCCACTCCAGCATCCAGCTCTTCTATTCACTCGAGGACGAGAACCGGCAGCGCTCGGGCCAGTCCCCCATCGTCGTGGACGTGCCGCGCGAGAGCCTCCTGCAGTCCTCCGGCGCCGCCACCCCTCCCGAGGGCACCGAGGACGAGGGAGCCCTGTCGGGCAAGAAGACGACGGGCTCCAAGCCCGCCGCCAAGACGGCGACCGCCCCGGACGCCGCCAAAAAGGCCAAGAAATAG
- a CDS encoding MaoC family dehydratase N-terminal domain-containing protein, whose protein sequence is MLDKNAIGRASPPFLNEVEKGAIRRFAESLGDYNPIYYDEEYARASGYPTVVAPPTFPASFSSAADLRELLGVGIKSLLHAEQSFEYERPIFAGDRIFVATRVAEVLERTGPAGKMDVAVIEDEGRDEEGNLVFRARRTLIVRAAKENP, encoded by the coding sequence ATGCTGGACAAGAATGCGATTGGCCGGGCTTCCCCGCCATTCCTGAACGAGGTGGAGAAGGGCGCCATCCGGCGCTTCGCCGAGTCCCTCGGTGACTACAACCCCATCTACTACGACGAGGAGTACGCGCGCGCCTCGGGCTACCCCACCGTGGTGGCGCCGCCCACGTTCCCCGCGTCCTTCAGCTCGGCGGCGGACTTGCGCGAGCTGCTCGGCGTGGGCATCAAGAGCCTGCTGCACGCCGAGCAATCCTTCGAGTACGAGCGGCCCATCTTCGCCGGCGATCGCATCTTCGTCGCCACGCGCGTGGCCGAGGTGCTCGAGCGCACGGGGCCCGCGGGCAAGATGGACGTCGCCGTCATCGAGGACGAGGGCCGCGACGAGGAGGGCAACCTGGTGTTCCGTGCCCGCCGCACCCTCATCGTCCGCGCCGCCAAGGAGAATCCGTGA
- a CDS encoding DUF4292 domain-containing protein: MNRAAVAIFLALVCSGCPKRLDFGPRGRITQAEELFRLTREAQDVTATLQGDGKLRIESPQGTGTVSVFLAASRPGLLRVEMFDFFNRPIAVLVTDGQRFGLLQFQENKFYQGPATPQNLSRFLPLALPSEELVSVMLGRVPFIPTERMTLGVDEKEALYVLTLVRGDVSQVLHIHPRHLRVVRSEVQGVRAYSLEYGRFEPQGDAVFPHQVTLRAASADTSLGLRYTDVTLNGAPDLTLFDLSAPEGVPVVEVDEGGQALPPVALPPAAPGS, from the coding sequence ATGAACCGCGCTGCCGTCGCAATCTTCCTGGCCCTCGTTTGTTCAGGCTGTCCCAAGCGCCTGGATTTCGGGCCCCGGGGACGTATCACCCAGGCCGAGGAGCTCTTCCGCCTGACGCGCGAGGCCCAGGACGTCACGGCCACCCTCCAGGGGGACGGCAAGTTGCGTATCGAGTCCCCCCAGGGCACCGGCACCGTGTCGGTCTTCCTGGCCGCCTCCCGGCCGGGCCTGCTCCGGGTGGAGATGTTCGACTTCTTCAACCGCCCCATCGCCGTGCTCGTCACCGACGGCCAGCGCTTCGGGCTCCTCCAATTCCAGGAGAACAAGTTCTACCAGGGGCCCGCCACCCCCCAGAACCTGTCGCGCTTCCTGCCCCTGGCCCTGCCGAGCGAGGAGCTGGTCTCCGTGATGCTCGGCCGGGTGCCCTTCATCCCCACCGAGCGCATGACGCTCGGGGTGGACGAGAAGGAGGCGCTCTATGTCCTCACCCTGGTGCGCGGCGACGTGTCCCAGGTGCTGCACATCCACCCCCGTCACCTGCGGGTGGTGCGCAGCGAGGTCCAGGGCGTGCGCGCCTACTCGCTGGAGTACGGCCGCTTCGAGCCCCAGGGGGATGCCGTCTTCCCCCACCAGGTGACGCTCCGGGCGGCCTCGGCGGACACCTCCCTGGGGCTGCGCTACACCGATGTCACCCTCAACGGGGCCCCGGACCTGACCCTCTTCGATCTCTCCGCCCCCGAGGGCGTTCCCGTGGTCGAGGTGGACGAGGGAGGTCAGGCCCTGCCTCCGGTCGCCCTGCCGCCCGCCGCGCCCGGCTCTTGA
- a CDS encoding peptidylprolyl isomerase, with amino-acid sequence MNSLYASFTAWLLAGAVLSGCVHSVPPPAREESLAEIARWEDRRSLADGRLVERALRGSTPVRVRAFLALARLQAPSTLDALEAGLKDGEPSVRQAAAFAAGVLALSWEPLTPEEKSRLARALLASEYRTRQEAGGDARALEAESGAYLTLLDSLGKLGTPDALARLVERLSLGPVVAGRAALALGVAARRGASLAGVPLVRVEGLLQAGLPEATRYGGAYLLANLKRADALGPLRACLEDGAPDVRAVCAKGLGDVGAPEDAAVVGALLADEVPRVAAEAARTLAKLASRCSGDCTALDALAGLVPGAGRMARGDSAAGHAWLALAQQGLPEAGRRVLVSLRRALQEAAPGAVSERAGGDLMNLDCRLAAAMDRQHGRLDEVLRCGGGRVAEASRLALGLREVAQSGVARGAGEAVRYLTHADARVRLAALAAVAGRPVPEAAGPVRELLAGADAVVAAAAAGTAAELKDVEALPRVRALAERVPREPELAEPVAAGLVALAGRDAEEVLRGWLQHPHANVRRVAAEALTRLTGQPVRAPWVEVSEEAHRPEPAPAGTSLTFRTHKGDITVALDAEAPLTSGNLVALARQGYFRGLTFHRVVPDFVAQGGDPRGDGEGGPGYSIRCEVTHRRYARGVIGMALSGKDTGGSQFFFTHSPQPHLDGRYTAFGEVTRGLEVVDLLLEGDTLIDVEVSP; translated from the coding sequence ATGAACTCTCTGTATGCCTCGTTCACCGCCTGGCTGTTGGCGGGGGCCGTGCTCTCGGGTTGTGTCCACTCCGTCCCGCCCCCCGCGCGGGAGGAGTCGCTCGCGGAGATCGCCCGGTGGGAGGATCGCCGCTCGCTGGCGGACGGCCGGCTGGTGGAGCGAGCGCTCCGGGGTAGCACGCCGGTCCGGGTCCGGGCGTTTCTCGCGCTCGCCCGCCTCCAGGCGCCCTCGACGCTGGACGCGTTGGAGGCGGGATTGAAGGACGGCGAGCCTTCCGTGAGGCAAGCGGCCGCTTTCGCCGCGGGGGTGCTCGCGCTGTCGTGGGAGCCCCTCACCCCGGAGGAGAAGTCCCGGTTGGCCCGGGCGTTGCTTGCCAGCGAGTACCGGACGCGCCAGGAGGCGGGAGGTGATGCTCGCGCGTTGGAAGCGGAGTCGGGCGCGTACCTGACGCTGCTCGACTCCCTGGGCAAACTCGGCACGCCCGATGCGCTGGCTCGTCTGGTGGAGCGGCTGTCGCTCGGCCCCGTCGTCGCGGGTCGCGCGGCCCTGGCGCTCGGGGTGGCGGCGCGCCGGGGGGCGTCGCTGGCGGGGGTTCCGCTCGTTCGGGTGGAGGGGTTGCTCCAGGCGGGTCTGCCCGAAGCCACCCGGTATGGAGGGGCCTACCTGCTGGCGAACCTGAAGCGCGCCGACGCCTTGGGGCCATTGCGCGCCTGCCTGGAGGATGGGGCGCCGGATGTCCGGGCCGTGTGCGCGAAGGGCCTGGGCGATGTGGGGGCTCCGGAGGACGCGGCGGTGGTGGGCGCGCTGCTCGCGGACGAGGTGCCGCGCGTGGCGGCCGAGGCGGCGCGGACGCTCGCGAAGCTGGCCTCGCGGTGCTCGGGGGACTGCACGGCATTGGATGCGCTGGCGGGACTCGTTCCGGGGGCGGGACGTATGGCCCGTGGGGATTCCGCCGCGGGCCATGCATGGCTCGCGCTCGCGCAGCAGGGCCTTCCCGAGGCGGGGCGCCGGGTGCTGGTGTCCCTGCGGCGCGCGCTCCAGGAGGCGGCGCCCGGGGCGGTGTCCGAGCGGGCGGGTGGAGATTTGATGAACCTGGACTGCCGCCTGGCGGCGGCGATGGATCGGCAACACGGGCGGCTCGACGAGGTGTTGCGCTGTGGGGGCGGCCGGGTGGCGGAGGCCTCGCGGTTGGCGCTGGGGCTGCGCGAGGTGGCGCAGTCCGGCGTGGCGCGGGGGGCGGGCGAGGCGGTGCGCTACCTGACGCACGCGGATGCGCGGGTGAGGCTGGCGGCGCTCGCGGCGGTGGCGGGGCGCCCCGTGCCCGAGGCGGCCGGGCCCGTGCGCGAGCTCCTGGCGGGCGCGGACGCGGTGGTGGCGGCCGCGGCGGCGGGCACGGCCGCGGAGTTGAAGGACGTGGAGGCGCTGCCCCGGGTGCGAGCTCTCGCCGAGCGCGTGCCGCGGGAGCCGGAGCTGGCCGAGCCGGTGGCGGCGGGACTCGTGGCGCTCGCGGGGCGGGACGCGGAGGAGGTGTTGCGCGGATGGCTGCAACACCCGCATGCGAACGTGCGCCGCGTGGCCGCCGAGGCGCTCACCCGCCTCACGGGACAGCCGGTGCGGGCGCCCTGGGTGGAAGTCTCGGAGGAGGCGCACCGTCCCGAGCCCGCGCCGGCGGGAACGTCCCTCACCTTCCGCACCCACAAGGGGGACATCACCGTGGCGCTGGACGCGGAGGCGCCATTGACGTCGGGCAACCTCGTGGCGCTCGCGCGCCAGGGCTATTTCCGGGGCCTCACCTTCCACCGTGTGGTGCCGGACTTCGTGGCCCAGGGGGGAGATCCGCGAGGAGACGGGGAGGGCGGACCGGGCTACTCCATCCGCTGTGAAGTCACCCACCGGCGCTACGCGCGGGGCGTCATCGGCATGGCGCTGTCGGGAAAGGACACGGGGGGCAGCCAGTTCTTCTTCACGCACTCGCCGCAGCCGCACCTGGACGGCCGCTACACGGCGTTCGGCGAGGTGACGCGCGGCCTGGAGGTGGTGGATCTGCTGCTGGAGGGCGACACCCTGATCGACGTGGAGGTGTCGCCCTGA
- a CDS encoding MotA/TolQ/ExbB proton channel family protein, protein MSLSDILHYLRIGGFTLAFLLLSSTVALVVAIERLITLWGVSERSRQLGDTVHKHLLRGDIAAARSATERSNAAVADIFLAGFDRFERTRGSCEGVDSAVERERAQVGLRLRRNLWLLATIGSLTPFVGLFGTVAGIMKSFKDLGLDVAAGGTGGTGAVMTGISEALVATAVGILVAVQAMAFYNYFQARLSRVLVELRLLGEEFVELLRERPLGAPAIAPAAPAEARSPTDT, encoded by the coding sequence ATGAGCCTTTCCGACATCCTCCATTACCTGCGCATCGGCGGCTTCACCCTCGCCTTCCTCCTGCTCTCCTCCACGGTGGCGCTGGTGGTGGCCATCGAGCGGCTCATCACCCTCTGGGGGGTGAGCGAACGCTCCCGACAGCTCGGGGACACCGTCCACAAGCACCTGTTGCGCGGAGACATCGCCGCGGCCCGCTCCGCCACCGAGCGCTCCAACGCCGCCGTGGCCGACATCTTCCTCGCCGGCTTCGATCGCTTCGAGCGCACGCGCGGCAGTTGTGAGGGCGTGGACTCGGCGGTGGAGCGCGAACGGGCCCAGGTGGGCCTGCGCCTGCGCCGCAACCTGTGGCTGCTGGCCACCATCGGCTCGCTGACGCCGTTCGTGGGCCTGTTCGGCACGGTGGCCGGCATCATGAAGTCCTTCAAGGACCTGGGCCTGGACGTGGCGGCGGGAGGCACGGGCGGCACCGGCGCGGTGATGACGGGCATCTCCGAGGCGCTGGTGGCCACCGCGGTGGGCATCCTCGTGGCCGTGCAGGCCATGGCCTTCTACAACTACTTCCAGGCCCGGCTGTCGCGCGTGCTCGTGGAGCTGCGGCTGCTGGGAGAAGAATTCGTCGAGCTGTTGCGCGAGCGTCCCCTGGGCGCCCCCGCCATCGCTCCCGCGGCTCCCGCGGAAGCGCGTTCCCCCACGGACACCTGA
- a CDS encoding HD domain-containing phosphohydrolase: protein MDRILVVDDDPLILAALSRILQSEGYEVVTHTDPAQAAKEQGFQVVLTDFMMPLLNGVELLRTLREKNPRAVRLMLTAAADFRTASEAVNRGEVFRLLGKPWSLSELTSAVRQAIEHYRLVESNERLTREVAEKNAELTAINRDLERMVVERTNGLLDGLISALDYRDTETQWHSRRVSLYSRRIGEEIGLTPTQLEVVEQGALLHDIGKIGVSDTILLKPGPLSPEEWVEMRKHPEYGYKILAKMPYLHDASLIVLHHQERWDGKGYPQGLKARDIVIGARIFAIADTVDAITSDRPYRKGRPLSVARDEIRRCSGTQFDPEVAEAFLRIQDAEWQRIRKKVEDMENAENALWAGFTPGKVPNRVAS from the coding sequence ATGGACCGCATCCTCGTAGTGGATGACGATCCGCTCATTCTGGCCGCGCTGTCGCGGATCCTCCAGTCGGAGGGCTACGAGGTCGTCACCCACACGGATCCCGCCCAGGCCGCCAAGGAGCAGGGATTCCAGGTGGTGCTGACGGACTTCATGATGCCGCTGCTCAACGGCGTGGAGCTCTTGCGCACGCTGCGTGAGAAGAACCCGCGCGCGGTGCGCCTGATGCTCACGGCGGCGGCGGACTTCCGCACCGCCTCCGAGGCCGTCAACCGGGGCGAGGTGTTCCGCCTGCTCGGCAAGCCGTGGTCACTCAGCGAGCTGACCAGCGCGGTGCGCCAGGCCATCGAGCACTACCGGCTGGTGGAGTCCAACGAGCGGCTCACGCGCGAGGTGGCGGAGAAGAACGCGGAACTGACGGCCATCAACCGCGACCTGGAGCGCATGGTGGTCGAGCGCACCAACGGCCTGCTCGATGGCCTCATCAGCGCGCTCGACTACCGCGATACCGAGACCCAGTGGCACTCACGCCGCGTGTCGCTCTACTCGCGCCGCATCGGCGAGGAGATCGGTCTGACGCCCACCCAGCTCGAGGTGGTGGAGCAGGGCGCGCTCCTGCACGACATCGGGAAGATCGGCGTGAGCGACACCATCCTGCTCAAGCCCGGCCCGCTCTCGCCCGAGGAGTGGGTGGAGATGCGCAAGCACCCCGAGTACGGCTACAAGATCCTCGCGAAGATGCCCTACCTGCACGACGCCTCGCTCATCGTGCTGCACCACCAGGAGCGCTGGGACGGCAAGGGCTACCCCCAGGGGCTCAAGGCCCGGGACATCGTCATCGGGGCGCGCATCTTCGCCATCGCCGACACCGTGGACGCCATCACCTCGGATCGTCCCTACCGCAAGGGCCGGCCGCTGTCCGTGGCGCGCGATGAGATCCGGCGCTGCTCGGGCACGCAGTTCGATCCCGAGGTGGCCGAGGCCTTCCTGCGCATCCAGGACGCCGAGTGGCAGCGCATCCGCAAGAAGGTCGAGGACATGGAGAACGCGGAGAACGCGCTCTGGGCCGGCTTCACGCCGGGCAAGGTCCCCAACCGCGTGGCGAGCTGA
- a CDS encoding dihydrodipicolinate reductase — protein sequence MPRASAGPVPVVVMGLGVIGQEIVRAALLSPEVELLGAMDANPQLVGRPLSDVVGVAGLKGKVAGSLEAAVGRRKGVVLLHATGSRLEGVMDQLLPAIQLGLSVVSTCEELAFPFLKYPELAQKLEQAAQRAGVAVLGTGVNPGFVMDRLVATAGQACGPVRHATVTRVVDARNRREALQRKVGAGLSEEEFFALVDREQLGHVGLVESAALCALGLGMDCDDFEEEIVPVFAEEDITGGAFPVKKGRVAGIFQSAVGLEEGQERVRLELTIAVGADEPGDRIEIEAEPKLVLEIRGGVPGDRATAHMLVNAAPRVTAAEAGLLTVLELPAGR from the coding sequence ATGCCTAGAGCCTCCGCAGGGCCGGTCCCGGTGGTGGTCATGGGGTTGGGAGTCATCGGGCAGGAGATCGTCAGGGCGGCCCTGCTTTCACCCGAGGTCGAGCTGCTCGGCGCGATGGACGCCAACCCCCAACTGGTGGGGCGACCCTTGTCGGACGTGGTGGGGGTCGCGGGACTGAAGGGCAAGGTCGCGGGCAGCCTGGAAGCGGCCGTGGGACGGCGCAAGGGCGTCGTGCTGCTGCATGCCACGGGGTCGCGTCTGGAAGGCGTCATGGATCAGCTCCTGCCAGCGATCCAGCTCGGCCTGTCCGTGGTCTCCACCTGCGAGGAGCTGGCGTTTCCCTTCCTGAAGTACCCGGAGCTGGCGCAGAAGCTGGAGCAGGCGGCGCAGCGCGCGGGGGTGGCGGTGCTCGGCACGGGCGTCAACCCTGGCTTCGTGATGGATCGCCTGGTGGCCACGGCGGGCCAGGCGTGCGGGCCGGTGCGCCATGCCACGGTGACGCGCGTGGTGGACGCGCGCAACCGCCGCGAGGCCCTGCAGCGCAAGGTGGGCGCGGGCCTCTCCGAGGAGGAGTTCTTCGCCCTGGTGGACCGCGAGCAGCTCGGCCACGTGGGGCTGGTGGAGAGCGCGGCCCTGTGCGCGCTGGGGCTGGGCATGGACTGCGACGACTTCGAGGAGGAGATCGTCCCCGTCTTCGCCGAGGAGGACATCACCGGGGGCGCCTTCCCGGTGAAGAAGGGCCGCGTGGCGGGTATCTTCCAGTCCGCGGTGGGTCTGGAAGAGGGGCAGGAGCGGGTGCGGTTGGAGTTGACGATCGCGGTGGGCGCGGACGAGCCGGGCGATCGCATCGAGATTGAAGCGGAGCCGAAGCTGGTTCTGGAGATCCGTGGGGGGGTGCCCGGCGACCGGGCCACCGCACACATGCTGGTGAATGCCGCCCCGCGCGTGACCGCCGCCGAGGCCGGCCTTCTGACCGTGCTCGAGCTGCCAGCCGGTCGTTAG